A genome region from Pygocentrus nattereri isolate fPygNat1 chromosome 10, fPygNat1.pri, whole genome shotgun sequence includes the following:
- the id3 gene encoding DNA-binding protein inhibitor ID-3 has translation MKAISPVRSVRSCYEAVCCVSEQSLSISRSRSPCELSDMNDCYSKLKELVPSIPQDKSVSQVEILQHVIDYIFDLQIALENEAETVKNSADVLRALQSSEITFPKDDGTLCH, from the exons atgaagGCTATCAGTCCCGTCCGCTCCGTAAGAAGCTGCTACGAGGCGGTTTGCTGCGTTTCCGAGCAGAGCCTGTCCATCAGCCGCAGCCGGAGCCCCTGCGAGCTGTCGGACATGAACGACTGCTACTCGAAACTGAAGGAGCTGGTGCCCAGCATCCCGCAGGATAAGTCGGTCAGCCAGGTTGAGATCCTCCAGCATGTGATCGACTACATCTTCGACCTCCAGATCGCGCTGGAAAACGAGGCGGAGACGGTGAAGAACTCGGCGGACGTGCTGAGGGCTCTGCAG AGCTCCGAGATAACGTTCCCCAAAGACGACGGAACTCTCTGTCACTAA